From Pieris rapae chromosome 3, ilPieRapa1.1, whole genome shotgun sequence, a single genomic window includes:
- the LOC110997670 gene encoding superoxide dismutase [Cu-Zn], which produces MPVKAVCVLNGDVSGTVLFDQKDDKAPVVVTGEVKGLSKGKHGFHIHEFGDNTNGCTSAGPHFNPFKQDHGSPDAAVRHVGDLGNIEAQDGGVTKVCIQDSQISLSGPNSIIGRTLVVHADPDDLGIGGHELSKTTGNAGARIACGVIGLAKAE; this is translated from the exons atgccAGTCAAAGCTGTTTGTGTCCTTAATGGCGACGTAAGCGGTACAGTGTTATTTGATCAAAAG GATGACAAGGCACCAGTTGTTGTAACTGGAGAGGTCAAAGGTCTATCAAAg GGAAAACATGGTTTCCATATACATGAGTTTGGTGATAATACTAACGGATGTACTTCCGCTGGTCCCCATTTCAACCCATTTAAGCAAGATCATGGATCTCCAGATGCAGCTGTGCGACATGTTGGAGATTTAGGCAACATTGAAGCACAAGATGGTGGAGTTACTAAG GTATGCATACAGGACTCCCAAATCTCACTCAGTGGTCCTAACAGTATTATTGGACGCACACTGGTTGTTCATGCAGATCCAGATGACTTGGGAATTGGTGGCCATGAACTGAGCAAGACCACAGGTAATGCTGGTGCACGTATTGCCTGTGGTGTTATAGGATTGGCTAAAGCTGAATAA
- the LOC110997685 gene encoding uncharacterized protein LOC110997685 isoform X1: protein MTLFERMCDMSLFPAYGELVGFKEDQVSNAENRLSSHEITEAMEVQLLSSDVEEDTVAHDRSCKPLLQPTLSSDDFYLDCKVDYGNLHVSTLYYPGRPQYNYTNSGTIGSKQSKKDEKKRWKRYFSKEIIDESGSLTERLIAYRKLLAETPDDLQLWEAYIDFREVCESVEGALEAVREAAGRLPDSVRLRERLFDLMQTALPRRRYVEELRESLRKERRPAVRTETWARLVAAAGAEGEATDTVRAALADCGRRPGASLRLLHAFGLGLRSAGLWERLVLAIELLVAMNLPSPAFPPAPSDADAAERRLLDLEDEAVRSGLPVGVVWTRVERARAAAHWRPAAPRASDADPQRAPLPADVADLLLPIVGDADLAGLAVRLLSLAKVPLLPATEAAARALGERDGTAEVLLALSAERAPRADEPSTAAALEALADPPHYFADDTGYGSWVSGLWEACCSACGGNRREALVCWRLRWLRALLLAAPPDRRAERAALRRRARGVLKRSAATSPTAFAEFALLEADAARGEGVEDGAERARAAAAHALRAAIADVDAPPEDALYVARVTSEVCGAEAGECATVFAVLRRPPPPKLGFSSLDAASRAAALSACEQRCAELERRLGETTEEETTDLTSFLRPSSTEWARARVALASPARRRELLARLLHAQADVANTEGEALRYYEETASELVRRGAAAGAEHRLARLFPGNAHLNLASASARRTPSVQWRLSAVAPPRSPTAALASLLPTFLRASHRDWPPVETARAVRAARRATGGAGGVASGGAAWAARLEAEARAADPKTKRALLTALQLTPHDKWLHVRGARCCGEEAEVLADALLEKQLRLHALPDELRSLDGPPASEVS from the exons ATGACGTTATTTGAGCGGATGTGCGATATGTCTCTTTTCCCCGCTTACGGAGAACTTGTAGGTTTTAAAGAGGACCAAGTTTCAAATGCAG aaaatagGCTGTCTTCTCATGAAATTACTGAGGCAATGGAAGTACAGTTGCTGTCCAGTGATGTTGAAGAAGATACAGTGGCCCATGATAGAAGTTGTAAACCACTTTTACAGCCAACATTATCTTCAGATGACTTTTATTTAGATTGCAAAGTGGACTATGGAAATTTGCATGTTTCTACACTTTATTATCCAGGTAGACCACA ATACAACTACACTAACTCTGGTACAATTGGAtcaaaacaaagtaaaaagGACGAAAAGAAAAGGTGGaaaagatatttttctaaagaaataattGATGAATCTGGTAGTTTAACGGAGCGGCTCATCGCCTACCGCAAGCTTCTAGCAGAGACGCCGGACGATCTTCAGCTCTGGGAAGCCTACATCGACTTCAGG GAGGTGTGCGAGAGCGTGGAGGGCGCCCTCGAAGCGGTGCGGGAGGCGGCCGGCCGCCTACCTGACTCCGTCCGCCTCAGGGAGAGGCTCTTCGACCTCATGCAGACCGCGCTTCCTCGCCGGCGGTACGTCGAGGAGCTGCGGGAATCGCTCCGGAAGG AGCGACGCCCGGCGGTCCGCACGGAGACGTGGGCCAGACTCGTCGCGGCCGCGGGGGCGGAGGGCGAGGCGACGGACACGGTGCGGGCGGCCCTGGCCGACTGCGGTCGACGCCCGGGCGCCTCGCTACGACTGCTGCACGCCTTCGGGCTCGGCCTGCGTTCGGCGGGGCTCTGGGAGAGGCTGGTGCTGGCCATCGAGCTGCTCGTGGCCATGAACCTTCCCTCGCCCGCCTTCCCGCCCGCGCCTTCAGACGCCGACGCGGCCGAGCGACGTCTGCTCGACCTCGAGGACGAG GCCGTCCGCAGCGGATTGCCCGTCGGCGTGGTGTGGACGCGCGTGGAGCGAGCGCGGGCCGCGGCCCACTGGCGCCCGGCCGCCCCTCGCGCGTCGGACGCCGACCCGCAGCGCGCGCCCCTGCCGGCCGACGTGGCGGACCTGCTACTGCCCATCGTCGGCGACGCCGACCTCGCCGGCCTCGCGGTGCGGCTGCTGTCGCTCGCCAAGGTGCCCCTGCTACCGGCGACGGAGGCGGCGGCGCGGGCGCTCGGCGAGCGGGACGGTACGGCGGAGGTCCTGCTCGCGCTCTCGGCGGAGCGGGCCCCGCGGGCCGACGAGCCGTCGACGGCGGCCGCTCTGGAGGCGCTCGCCGATCCGCCGCACTACTTCGCCGACGACACCG GGTACGGCAGCTGGGTGTCGGGGCTGTGGGAGGCGTGCTGCTCGGCGTGCGGCGGCAACCGGCGCGAGGCTCTCGTCTGCTGGCGGCTGCGATGGTTGCGGGCGCTGCTGCTGGCCGCGCCGCCGGACCGCCGCGCCGAGCGAGCCGCGCTGCGACGCCGG GCACGAGGCGTTCTGAAGCGGTCGGCGGCGACTTCGCCGACGGCGTTCGCCGAGTTCGCGCTGCTGGAGGCGGACGCGGCGCGCGGCGAGGGCGTCGAGGACGGCGCGGAGAGGGCGAGGGCGGCGGCAGCGCATGCCCTGCGCGCCGCCATCGCCGACGTCGACGCGCCCCCCGAGGACGCGCTCTACGTGGCCAG GGTGACGAGCGAAGTGTGCGGAGCGGAAGCCGGCGAGTGCGCGACGGTGTTCGCGGTGCTGCGCCGCCCGCCGCCGCCCAAGCTGGGCTTCTCGTCGCTCGACGCCGCTTCGAGGGCCGCCGCCCTCTCCGCG TGCGAGCAGCGATGCGCCGAGCTGGAGCGGAGGCTGGGTGAAACGACGGAAGAGGAAACGACGGACTTGACGTCATTTCTGCGCCCGAGCTCCACCGAGTGGGCGCGTGCGAGGGTCGCGCTCGCGTCGCCCGCTAGACGCCGCGAACTTCTCGCGCGACTGCTGCACGCGCAGGCGGACGTGGCCAACACCGAAGGCGAGGCCCTGCGATACTACGAGGAGACCGCGAGCGAGCTCGTCCGGCGAGGCGCCGCCGCGGGGGCCGAACACCGCCTGGCGCGGCTCTTCCCCGGCAACGCGCACCTCAACCTCG CGAGCGCCTCCGCCCGTCGGACCCCGAGCGTGCAGTGGCGACTGAGCGCGGTGGCTCCTCCGCGGTCGCCGACGGCCGCCCTCGCCTCGCTGCTGCCGACCTTCCTGCGTGCGTCGCATCGGGACTGGCCGCCAGTGG AAACTGCACGCGCGGTGCGAGCGGCCCGACGGGCGACCGGCGGAGCGGGTGGCGTGGCGAGCGGCGGAGCGGCGTGGGCGGCTAGGCTCGAGGCGGAGGCGCGAGCCGCCGACCCGAAGACCAAGCGAGCGCTGCTGACCGCGCTGCAGCTGACTCCACACGACAAG TGGCTGCACGTGCGAGGTGCGCGCTGCTGCGGCGAGGAGGCAGAGGTGTTGGCGGACGCGCTGCTCGAGAAGCAGCTGCGGCTGCACGCGCTGCCCGACGAGCTGCGGTCGCTCGACGGACCTCCGGCTTCGGAAGTCTCTtag
- the LOC110997685 gene encoding uncharacterized protein LOC110997685 isoform X3, with the protein MTLFERMCDMSLFPAYGELVGFKEDQVSNAENRLSSHEITEAMEVQLLSSDVEEDTVAHDRSCKPLLQPTLSSDDFYLDCKVDYGNLHVSTLYYPGRPQYNYTNSGTIGSKQSKKDEKKRWKRYFSKEIIDESGSLTERLIAYRKLLAETPDDLQLWEAYIDFREVCESVEGALEAVREAAGRLPDSVRLRERLFDLMQTALPRRRATPGGPHGDVGQTRRGRGGGGRGDGHGAGGPGRLRSTPGRLATTAARLRARPAFGGALGEAGAGHRAARGHEPSLARLPARAFRRRRGRATSARPRGRGRPQRIARRRGVDARGASAGRGPLAPGRPSRVGRRPAARAPAGRRGGPATAHRRRRRPRRPRGAAAVARQGAPATGDGGGGAGARRAGRYGGGPARALGGAGPAGRRAVDGGRSGGARRSAALLRRRHRVRQLGVGAVGGVLLGVRRQPARGSRLLAAAMVAGAAAGRAAGPPRRASRAATPGTRRSEAVGGDFADGVRRVRAAGGGRGARRGRRGRRGEGEGGGSACPARRHRRRRRAPRGRALRGQGDERSVRSGSRRVRDGVRGAAPPAAASRAAALSACEQRCAELERRLGETTEEETTDLTSFLRPSSTEWARARVALASPARRRELLARLLHAQADVANTEGEALRYYEETASELVRRGAAAGAEHRLARLFPGNAHLNLASASARRTPSVQWRLSAVAPPRSPTAALASLLPTFLRASHRDWPPVETARAVRAARRATGGAGGVASGGAAWAARLEAEARAADPKTKRALLTALQLTPHDKWLHVRGARCCGEEAEVLADALLEKQLRLHALPDELRSLDGPPASEVS; encoded by the exons ATGACGTTATTTGAGCGGATGTGCGATATGTCTCTTTTCCCCGCTTACGGAGAACTTGTAGGTTTTAAAGAGGACCAAGTTTCAAATGCAG aaaatagGCTGTCTTCTCATGAAATTACTGAGGCAATGGAAGTACAGTTGCTGTCCAGTGATGTTGAAGAAGATACAGTGGCCCATGATAGAAGTTGTAAACCACTTTTACAGCCAACATTATCTTCAGATGACTTTTATTTAGATTGCAAAGTGGACTATGGAAATTTGCATGTTTCTACACTTTATTATCCAGGTAGACCACA ATACAACTACACTAACTCTGGTACAATTGGAtcaaaacaaagtaaaaagGACGAAAAGAAAAGGTGGaaaagatatttttctaaagaaataattGATGAATCTGGTAGTTTAACGGAGCGGCTCATCGCCTACCGCAAGCTTCTAGCAGAGACGCCGGACGATCTTCAGCTCTGGGAAGCCTACATCGACTTCAGG GAGGTGTGCGAGAGCGTGGAGGGCGCCCTCGAAGCGGTGCGGGAGGCGGCCGGCCGCCTACCTGACTCCGTCCGCCTCAGGGAGAGGCTCTTCGACCTCATGCAGACCGCGCTTCCTCGCCGGCG AGCGACGCCCGGCGGTCCGCACGGAGACGTGGGCCAGACTCGTCGCGGCCGCGGGGGCGGAGGGCGAGGCGACGGACACGGTGCGGGCGGCCCTGGCCGACTGCGGTCGACGCCCGGGCGCCTCGCTACGACTGCTGCACGCCTTCGGGCTCGGCCTGCGTTCGGCGGGGCTCTGGGAGAGGCTGGTGCTGGCCATCGAGCTGCTCGTGGCCATGAACCTTCCCTCGCCCGCCTTCCCGCCCGCGCCTTCAGACGCCGACGCGGCCGAGCGACGTCTGCTCGACCTCGAGGACGAG GCCGTCCGCAGCGGATTGCCCGTCGGCGTGGTGTGGACGCGCGTGGAGCGAGCGCGGGCCGCGGCCCACTGGCGCCCGGCCGCCCCTCGCGCGTCGGACGCCGACCCGCAGCGCGCGCCCCTGCCGGCCGACGTGGCGGACCTGCTACTGCCCATCGTCGGCGACGCCGACCTCGCCGGCCTCGCGGTGCGGCTGCTGTCGCTCGCCAAGGTGCCCCTGCTACCGGCGACGGAGGCGGCGGCGCGGGCGCTCGGCGAGCGGGACGGTACGGCGGAGGTCCTGCTCGCGCTCTCGGCGGAGCGGGCCCCGCGGGCCGACGAGCCGTCGACGGCGGCCGCTCTGGAGGCGCTCGCCGATCCGCCGCACTACTTCGCCGACGACACCG GGTACGGCAGCTGGGTGTCGGGGCTGTGGGAGGCGTGCTGCTCGGCGTGCGGCGGCAACCGGCGCGAGGCTCTCGTCTGCTGGCGGCTGCGATGGTTGCGGGCGCTGCTGCTGGCCGCGCCGCCGGACCGCCGCGCCGAGCGAGCCGCGCTGCGACGCCGG GCACGAGGCGTTCTGAAGCGGTCGGCGGCGACTTCGCCGACGGCGTTCGCCGAGTTCGCGCTGCTGGAGGCGGACGCGGCGCGCGGCGAGGGCGTCGAGGACGGCGCGGAGAGGGCGAGGGCGGCGGCAGCGCATGCCCTGCGCGCCGCCATCGCCGACGTCGACGCGCCCCCCGAGGACGCGCTCTACGTGGCCAG GGTGACGAGCGAAGTGTGCGGAGCGGAAGCCGGCGAGTGCGCGACGGTGTTCGCGGTGCTGCGCCGCCCGC CGCCGCTTCGAGGGCCGCCGCCCTCTCCGCG TGCGAGCAGCGATGCGCCGAGCTGGAGCGGAGGCTGGGTGAAACGACGGAAGAGGAAACGACGGACTTGACGTCATTTCTGCGCCCGAGCTCCACCGAGTGGGCGCGTGCGAGGGTCGCGCTCGCGTCGCCCGCTAGACGCCGCGAACTTCTCGCGCGACTGCTGCACGCGCAGGCGGACGTGGCCAACACCGAAGGCGAGGCCCTGCGATACTACGAGGAGACCGCGAGCGAGCTCGTCCGGCGAGGCGCCGCCGCGGGGGCCGAACACCGCCTGGCGCGGCTCTTCCCCGGCAACGCGCACCTCAACCTCG CGAGCGCCTCCGCCCGTCGGACCCCGAGCGTGCAGTGGCGACTGAGCGCGGTGGCTCCTCCGCGGTCGCCGACGGCCGCCCTCGCCTCGCTGCTGCCGACCTTCCTGCGTGCGTCGCATCGGGACTGGCCGCCAGTGG AAACTGCACGCGCGGTGCGAGCGGCCCGACGGGCGACCGGCGGAGCGGGTGGCGTGGCGAGCGGCGGAGCGGCGTGGGCGGCTAGGCTCGAGGCGGAGGCGCGAGCCGCCGACCCGAAGACCAAGCGAGCGCTGCTGACCGCGCTGCAGCTGACTCCACACGACAAG TGGCTGCACGTGCGAGGTGCGCGCTGCTGCGGCGAGGAGGCAGAGGTGTTGGCGGACGCGCTGCTCGAGAAGCAGCTGCGGCTGCACGCGCTGCCCGACGAGCTGCGGTCGCTCGACGGACCTCCGGCTTCGGAAGTCTCTtag
- the LOC110997685 gene encoding uncharacterized protein LOC110997685 isoform X2: MSLFPAYGELVGFKEDQVSNAENRLSSHEITEAMEVQLLSSDVEEDTVAHDRSCKPLLQPTLSSDDFYLDCKVDYGNLHVSTLYYPGRPQYNYTNSGTIGSKQSKKDEKKRWKRYFSKEIIDESGSLTERLIAYRKLLAETPDDLQLWEAYIDFREVCESVEGALEAVREAAGRLPDSVRLRERLFDLMQTALPRRRYVEELRESLRKERRPAVRTETWARLVAAAGAEGEATDTVRAALADCGRRPGASLRLLHAFGLGLRSAGLWERLVLAIELLVAMNLPSPAFPPAPSDADAAERRLLDLEDEAVRSGLPVGVVWTRVERARAAAHWRPAAPRASDADPQRAPLPADVADLLLPIVGDADLAGLAVRLLSLAKVPLLPATEAAARALGERDGTAEVLLALSAERAPRADEPSTAAALEALADPPHYFADDTGYGSWVSGLWEACCSACGGNRREALVCWRLRWLRALLLAAPPDRRAERAALRRRARGVLKRSAATSPTAFAEFALLEADAARGEGVEDGAERARAAAAHALRAAIADVDAPPEDALYVARVTSEVCGAEAGECATVFAVLRRPPPPKLGFSSLDAASRAAALSACEQRCAELERRLGETTEEETTDLTSFLRPSSTEWARARVALASPARRRELLARLLHAQADVANTEGEALRYYEETASELVRRGAAAGAEHRLARLFPGNAHLNLASASARRTPSVQWRLSAVAPPRSPTAALASLLPTFLRASHRDWPPVETARAVRAARRATGGAGGVASGGAAWAARLEAEARAADPKTKRALLTALQLTPHDKWLHVRGARCCGEEAEVLADALLEKQLRLHALPDELRSLDGPPASEVS; the protein is encoded by the exons ATGTCTCTTTTCCCCGCTTACGGAGAACTTGTAGGTTTTAAAGAGGACCAAGTTTCAAATGCAG aaaatagGCTGTCTTCTCATGAAATTACTGAGGCAATGGAAGTACAGTTGCTGTCCAGTGATGTTGAAGAAGATACAGTGGCCCATGATAGAAGTTGTAAACCACTTTTACAGCCAACATTATCTTCAGATGACTTTTATTTAGATTGCAAAGTGGACTATGGAAATTTGCATGTTTCTACACTTTATTATCCAGGTAGACCACA ATACAACTACACTAACTCTGGTACAATTGGAtcaaaacaaagtaaaaagGACGAAAAGAAAAGGTGGaaaagatatttttctaaagaaataattGATGAATCTGGTAGTTTAACGGAGCGGCTCATCGCCTACCGCAAGCTTCTAGCAGAGACGCCGGACGATCTTCAGCTCTGGGAAGCCTACATCGACTTCAGG GAGGTGTGCGAGAGCGTGGAGGGCGCCCTCGAAGCGGTGCGGGAGGCGGCCGGCCGCCTACCTGACTCCGTCCGCCTCAGGGAGAGGCTCTTCGACCTCATGCAGACCGCGCTTCCTCGCCGGCGGTACGTCGAGGAGCTGCGGGAATCGCTCCGGAAGG AGCGACGCCCGGCGGTCCGCACGGAGACGTGGGCCAGACTCGTCGCGGCCGCGGGGGCGGAGGGCGAGGCGACGGACACGGTGCGGGCGGCCCTGGCCGACTGCGGTCGACGCCCGGGCGCCTCGCTACGACTGCTGCACGCCTTCGGGCTCGGCCTGCGTTCGGCGGGGCTCTGGGAGAGGCTGGTGCTGGCCATCGAGCTGCTCGTGGCCATGAACCTTCCCTCGCCCGCCTTCCCGCCCGCGCCTTCAGACGCCGACGCGGCCGAGCGACGTCTGCTCGACCTCGAGGACGAG GCCGTCCGCAGCGGATTGCCCGTCGGCGTGGTGTGGACGCGCGTGGAGCGAGCGCGGGCCGCGGCCCACTGGCGCCCGGCCGCCCCTCGCGCGTCGGACGCCGACCCGCAGCGCGCGCCCCTGCCGGCCGACGTGGCGGACCTGCTACTGCCCATCGTCGGCGACGCCGACCTCGCCGGCCTCGCGGTGCGGCTGCTGTCGCTCGCCAAGGTGCCCCTGCTACCGGCGACGGAGGCGGCGGCGCGGGCGCTCGGCGAGCGGGACGGTACGGCGGAGGTCCTGCTCGCGCTCTCGGCGGAGCGGGCCCCGCGGGCCGACGAGCCGTCGACGGCGGCCGCTCTGGAGGCGCTCGCCGATCCGCCGCACTACTTCGCCGACGACACCG GGTACGGCAGCTGGGTGTCGGGGCTGTGGGAGGCGTGCTGCTCGGCGTGCGGCGGCAACCGGCGCGAGGCTCTCGTCTGCTGGCGGCTGCGATGGTTGCGGGCGCTGCTGCTGGCCGCGCCGCCGGACCGCCGCGCCGAGCGAGCCGCGCTGCGACGCCGG GCACGAGGCGTTCTGAAGCGGTCGGCGGCGACTTCGCCGACGGCGTTCGCCGAGTTCGCGCTGCTGGAGGCGGACGCGGCGCGCGGCGAGGGCGTCGAGGACGGCGCGGAGAGGGCGAGGGCGGCGGCAGCGCATGCCCTGCGCGCCGCCATCGCCGACGTCGACGCGCCCCCCGAGGACGCGCTCTACGTGGCCAG GGTGACGAGCGAAGTGTGCGGAGCGGAAGCCGGCGAGTGCGCGACGGTGTTCGCGGTGCTGCGCCGCCCGCCGCCGCCCAAGCTGGGCTTCTCGTCGCTCGACGCCGCTTCGAGGGCCGCCGCCCTCTCCGCG TGCGAGCAGCGATGCGCCGAGCTGGAGCGGAGGCTGGGTGAAACGACGGAAGAGGAAACGACGGACTTGACGTCATTTCTGCGCCCGAGCTCCACCGAGTGGGCGCGTGCGAGGGTCGCGCTCGCGTCGCCCGCTAGACGCCGCGAACTTCTCGCGCGACTGCTGCACGCGCAGGCGGACGTGGCCAACACCGAAGGCGAGGCCCTGCGATACTACGAGGAGACCGCGAGCGAGCTCGTCCGGCGAGGCGCCGCCGCGGGGGCCGAACACCGCCTGGCGCGGCTCTTCCCCGGCAACGCGCACCTCAACCTCG CGAGCGCCTCCGCCCGTCGGACCCCGAGCGTGCAGTGGCGACTGAGCGCGGTGGCTCCTCCGCGGTCGCCGACGGCCGCCCTCGCCTCGCTGCTGCCGACCTTCCTGCGTGCGTCGCATCGGGACTGGCCGCCAGTGG AAACTGCACGCGCGGTGCGAGCGGCCCGACGGGCGACCGGCGGAGCGGGTGGCGTGGCGAGCGGCGGAGCGGCGTGGGCGGCTAGGCTCGAGGCGGAGGCGCGAGCCGCCGACCCGAAGACCAAGCGAGCGCTGCTGACCGCGCTGCAGCTGACTCCACACGACAAG TGGCTGCACGTGCGAGGTGCGCGCTGCTGCGGCGAGGAGGCAGAGGTGTTGGCGGACGCGCTGCTCGAGAAGCAGCTGCGGCTGCACGCGCTGCCCGACGAGCTGCGGTCGCTCGACGGACCTCCGGCTTCGGAAGTCTCTtag
- the LOC110997684 gene encoding uncharacterized protein LOC110997684 isoform X2, with protein MERLSVLEDRVCPLCASKINFFFINYFEKILMCENTECEFPFGYEDLQFAKVDNPDNETGSVKTKQSFSSPSSISGITVSDVDQLYQACESENNMPDQVSLNRPTRPRQSYILKNVAPLNSLHSEIMKMNSQMKISDLTDKKLIKNLYKLQNFTGAQLLKPQELTTLKRSECQMQPEVKIDINRMENDISVIKIELLSTEVSDD; from the exons ATGGAAAGACTTTCAGTCTTAGAAGATAGG gTTTGTCCTTTATGTgcatctaaaataaatttcttttttattaattattttgaaaaaattttGATGTGTGAGAACACCGAGTGTGAGTTTCCATTTGGTTATGAAGACTTACAGTTTGCCAAAGTAGATAATCCTGACAATGAAACTGGGTCtgtaaaaactaaacaaagttTTTCATCACCTTCATCTATTTCTGGCATCACAGTATCTGATGTAGATCAGCTCTACCAAGCTTGTGAGTCTGAGAATAATATGCCTGATCAGGTATCTTTAAATCGGCCAACTAGACCCCGTCAAAGCTATATACTGAAAAATGTTGCCCCTCTCAATAGCCTTCACTCggaaattatgaaaatgaatAGTCAGATGAAGATCAGCGATCTAACTGATAAGAAACtgattaaaaatctttacaagCTACAGAATTTTACTGGAGCACAGTTATTAAAACCACAAGAGTTGACTACCTTAAAACGGAGTGAATGCCAAATGCAACCGGAagttaaaatagatataaatcgGATGGAAAATGACATCtctgttataaaaattgaGTTGTTGAGTACAGAGGTTAGTGATGATTAG
- the LOC110997684 gene encoding uncharacterized protein LOC110997684 isoform X1, translating into MDNRTTAGLTTNEQTEMERLSVLEDRVCPLCASKINFFFINYFEKILMCENTECEFPFGYEDLQFAKVDNPDNETGSVKTKQSFSSPSSISGITVSDVDQLYQACESENNMPDQVSLNRPTRPRQSYILKNVAPLNSLHSEIMKMNSQMKISDLTDKKLIKNLYKLQNFTGAQLLKPQELTTLKRSECQMQPEVKIDINRMENDISVIKIELLSTEVSDD; encoded by the exons ATGGATAATAGGACCACTGCAGGGTTAACTACAAAT gaACAAACGGAAATGGAAAGACTTTCAGTCTTAGAAGATAGG gTTTGTCCTTTATGTgcatctaaaataaatttcttttttattaattattttgaaaaaattttGATGTGTGAGAACACCGAGTGTGAGTTTCCATTTGGTTATGAAGACTTACAGTTTGCCAAAGTAGATAATCCTGACAATGAAACTGGGTCtgtaaaaactaaacaaagttTTTCATCACCTTCATCTATTTCTGGCATCACAGTATCTGATGTAGATCAGCTCTACCAAGCTTGTGAGTCTGAGAATAATATGCCTGATCAGGTATCTTTAAATCGGCCAACTAGACCCCGTCAAAGCTATATACTGAAAAATGTTGCCCCTCTCAATAGCCTTCACTCggaaattatgaaaatgaatAGTCAGATGAAGATCAGCGATCTAACTGATAAGAAACtgattaaaaatctttacaagCTACAGAATTTTACTGGAGCACAGTTATTAAAACCACAAGAGTTGACTACCTTAAAACGGAGTGAATGCCAAATGCAACCGGAagttaaaatagatataaatcgGATGGAAAATGACATCtctgttataaaaattgaGTTGTTGAGTACAGAGGTTAGTGATGATTAG